The following are encoded together in the Eriocheir sinensis breed Jianghai 21 chromosome 28, ASM2467909v1, whole genome shotgun sequence genome:
- the LOC127004647 gene encoding putative transferase CAF17 homolog, mitochondrial has product MFPALRHHGAGLLRLWKVRPLQTAPLTRRLLHAERQQHRGLIKVEGTEAADFLQGLVTNDMGHLEGQAAGMYCLLLNRQGRVLHDTIMYRRGPGTFLLECDAVRASQLERHLRMHRVRRRLAVDDITKDLSVWCVFDPEPDLTQLLPVDPESLYMNPHVEAGTALPLEGNPGDVLVIQDPRMRQLGHRLVVPAATASLRRLMPMVEEEKGEGFRVLRYMLGVGEGSEELPPTKCLPLEANCDYLHGISFHKGCYVGQELTARTFHTGVVRKRLLPLIFSEDASAVSPDATVVNEQGKAVGKVRACLGHYGLGLLRVEECLSAKSLTVEDHKVQTFRPPWWPLQASKTKLNQ; this is encoded by the coding sequence ATGTTCCCGGCACTGCGGCACCACGGGGCGGGGCTGCTGAGGTTGTGGAAGGTCAGGCCATTGCAGACAGCACCCCTCACTAGGCGACTGCTGCACGCTGAGCGGCAGCAACACCGCGGCCTCATCAAGGTGGAGGGCACAGAGGCAGCAGACTTCCTGCAGGGGCTTGTGACCAATGACATGGGCCACCTGGAGGGACAGGCAGCAGGCATGTACTGTCTCCTGCTCAACAGACAGGGGAGGGTCCTGCATGACACTATAATGTACCGGCGTGGCCCTGGCACCTTCCTGCTGGAGTGTGATGCTGTGCGGGCCAGCCAGCTGGAGCGCCACCTCAGGATGCACCGCGTTCGTCGCCGCTTGGCAGTGGATGACATCACTAAGGACCTCAGCGTTTGGTGTGTGTTTGATCCTGAACCTGACCTCACCCAGCTGCTCCCGGTTGATCCTGAGTCCCTCTATATGAACCCCCATGTGGAGGCTGGGACGGCACTGCCCCTGGAGGGGAATCCCGGGGATGTGTTGGTGATACAGGACCCCAGGATGCGGCAACTGGGCCATCGCCTGGTGGTGCCAGCAGCCACAGCATCACTCAGGAGACTGATGccaatggtggaggaggagaagggggaaggctTCAGGGTCCTGCGCTACATGCTGGGGGTGGGAGAGGGGTCTGAAGAGCTTCCCCCCACAAAGTGTCTGCCTCTGGAAGCAAACTGTGACTACCTACATGGCATCAGCTTCCACAAGGGCTGCTATGTGGGCCAGGAGCTCACCGCAAGAACTTTCCACACAGGGGTTGTGAGGAAGCGCCTCCTGCCTCTCATATTTTCTGAGGATGCATCAGCAGTTTCTCCTGATGCCACTGTGGTGAATGAGCAGGGGAAGGCCGTGGGCAAAGTACGGGCCTGCTTAGGTCACTATGGCTTGGGTCTTCTTAGGGTGGAGGAGTGTCTCTCGGCCAAAAGTTTAACTGTGGAAGATCACAAAGTGCAGACTTTCCGACCTCCTTGGTGGCCTCTCCAGGCATCTAAAACCAAACTGAACCAATAA
- the LOC127004648 gene encoding polycomb group RING finger protein 3-like, which yields MERRIKLRTLNEHIVCAICSGYLVDATTVTECLHTFCKSCLVKHLEERNTCPTCDIVIHQSHPLNYIAFDRTMQDIVCKLVPLLQEDELKREREFYRARGEVCPKDLPQANEEDPQQDDKAVNDTDYHRLDEQVNICLECKYPTLAPLKRRFIRCSAQATITHLKKFLALKVLEGPQKYREIDIMCNDEMLGKDHTLKFVQVTRWRFRSPPLKLSYRPRIDI from the exons ATGGAGCGAAGGATCAAGCTGAGGACACTGAACGAACACATTGTCTGCGCCATCTGCTCGGGGTACCTTGTGGATGCCACCACTGTCACCGAGTGTCTGCACACAT TCTGCAAGTCATGCCTGGTGAAGCACCTGGAGGAGCGCAACACTTGTCCCACCTGCGATATCGTCATCCACCAGTCACATCCACTCAACTACATTGCCTTTGACCGCACCATGCAAGACATTGTTTGTAAACTGGTGCCGCTGCTGCAGGAGG ATGAGCTAAAGCGTGAAAGGGAGTTTTACCGAGCACGAGGGGAAGTGTGCCCCAAGGACCTGCCCCAGGCCAACGAGGAAGATCCACAGCAGGATGACAAGGCCGTCAACGACACAGACTATCACAGACTGGATGAACAG gTCAACATCTGCCTGGAGTGCAAGTATCCCACTCTGGCGCCCCTCAAGAGAAGGTTTATCCGCTGCTCTGCCCAGGCCACCATCACCCACCTCAAGAAGTTCCTCGCCCTCAAAGTACTCGAGGGGCCCCAAAAGTACAGAGAG aTCGATATAATGTGCAACGACGAGATGCTTGGGAAGGATCACACCTTAAAGTTTGTGCAGGTGACCAGATGGAGATTTCGCAGCCCCCCACTCAAGCTGTCCTACCGCCCTCGGATAGACATATGA
- the LOC127004711 gene encoding cysteine-rich DPF motif domain-containing protein 1-like, giving the protein MSDECDVNTKEEKGGTFLCESCGLRETYHYYGRRPPFHRGVTFLEDCYLMRDPFQSQPTGSFLLLGSSCTACGRVVCQAASCSLFYTTRFCGACAEDNLKEFPTEMQQRITKKRTQQKTM; this is encoded by the coding sequence ATGTCGGACGAGTGTGACGTCAACaccaaagaagagaagggagggacatTCCTGTGTGAGAGCTGCGGCCTTCGCGAGACCTACCACTACTACGGGCGGAGGCCTCCCTTCCATCGTGGGGTCACATTCCTGGAAGACTGTTACCTGATGCGTGACCCGTTCCAGAGCCAGCCCACAGGATCTTTCTTGCTCCTAGGGTCGTCATGCACTGCTTGTGGTAGAGTGGTGTGTCAGGCAGCCTCATGCAGCCTCTTCTACACTACCAGGTTTTGTGGGGCTTGTGCTGAAGACAATCTGAAGGAGTTTCCTACCGAAATGCAGCAGCGCATCACTAAAAAGCGAACTCAACAGAagacaatgtaa
- the LOC127004645 gene encoding nucleolar protein 56-like produces the protein MQLFVLFEHASGYGLFSVQQFEEVGAFLPQVEEAVCQAAKFQQVVKLAGFRAFTSAAQALENMNAVSEGLLTEELKAFLETNLPKKKGKAQLGVTDPKLGAAINEALTIGVTHVGVVPEVLRGIRTHLSHFVKGLSLASMKQTELGLGHSYSRGKVKFNINRVDNMIIQSIALIDQLDKDINTFAMRIKEWYSYHFPELAKVVTDNYQYSRCAHFIKDRKTLSEESLAPLEEITMDSAVAQAILDAARMSMGMDISTIDLMNIERFAKRVSSLSEYRKQLAQYLKKKMDSVAPNLAVLIGEVVGARLISHAGSLTNLAKYPASTVQILGAEKALFRAIKTRSNTPKYGLIYHSTFIGRAGTANKGRISRYLANKCSMASRIDCFSESLSTVFGERLKDQVEERLKFYETGDVPRKNAEVMKEALEEHNAQVKMEKKSKKRKLDETVNGSDEAAETPKKKKKKEKKAQAEAAAAEPNEEPAAVNEEPVENADGSVKKKKKKKQQQQVEEAGAVDLNGDDTAAAVEPTKKKKKKKAIQAEESVMDVTAEASPKKKKKMSLNGEAAEVTAAAAEETPKTKKKKKKQVAEQAVDTNAETVLPKKKKKKQSLEGN, from the exons atGCAGCTTTTTGTGTTGTTTGAGCATGCGTCGGGGTATGGGCTGTTCAGCGTGCAGCAGTTTGAGGAGGTGGGGGCCTTCCTGCCTCAGGTGGAAGAGGCGGTATGTCAGGCAGCAAAGTTCCAACAGGTGGTGAAGCTGGCGGGCTTCAGGGCCTTCACCTCAGCTGCCCAGGCACTCGAAAACATGAATGCTGTGTCAGAGG GGTTGCTGACAGAGGAGCTGAAGGCCTTTCTGGAGACCAACTTGCCCAAGAAGAAAGGCAAGGCGCAACTCGGTGTGACTGACCCCAAGCTGGGCGCTGCCATCAATGAGGCACTCACCATTGGAGTGACCCATGTTGGAGTGGTACCTGAG GTTTTGCGAGGCATCCGTACACACCTGTCCCACTTTGTGAAGGGGCTAAGTCTGGCCTCCATGAAGCAGACAGAGCTGGGTCTAGGCCACTCTTACTCACGCGGCAAAGTGAAGTTCAACATTAACCGTGTTGACAATATGATCATCCAAAGCATTGCCCTCATCGACCAGCTGGACAAGGATATCAACACCTTTGCCATGAGAATTAA gGAGTGGTACTCATACCACTTTCCAGAGCTGGCAAAGGTGGTTACAGACAACTACCAGTACAGTCGGTGCGCTCACTTCATTAAGGACCGCAAGACCCTTAGTGAGGAGTCCCTGGCCCCGCTGGAGGAGATCACCATGGACTCGGCAGTGGCGCAGGCCATCCTCGATGCCGCCAGGATGTCAATGGGCATGGACATTTCCACCATCGACCTCATGAACATTGAGAGGTTTGCTAAACGTGTCTCCAGTCTATCTGAATACCGTAAGCAGCTGGCACAATACCTCAAGAAGAAGATGGACTCTGTGGCGCCCAACCTTGCAGTGCTGATTGGTGAGGTGGTTGGGGCTAGACTAATCTCCCATGCTGGCTCCCTTACCAACCTGGCCAAGTACCCGGCTTCCACTGTACAGATCCTTGGGGCAGAGAAGGCTTTGTTCCGTGCCATAAAGACACGCTCCAACACCCCAAAGTACGGCCTTATCTACCACTCTACTTTTATTGGCCGGGCAGGTACTGCCAACAAGGGCCGTATCTCCCGCTACCTGGCCAACAAGTGCTCCATGGCCTCGCGTATTGACTGCTTTTCAG AGAGCCTGTCAACAGTGTTTggggagaggctgaaggaccagGTGGAGGAGAGGCTCAAGTTCTATGAAACCGGTGATGTGCCGCGCAAGAACGCTGAGGTGATGAAGGAGGCTCTGGAGGAACACAATGCTCAGGtcaagatggagaagaagagcaagaagaggaagctgGATGAGACTGTCAATG GCAGTGATGAAGCAGCAGAGACtcccaaaaagaagaaaaagaaggaaaagaaagctcAAGCAGAGGCTGCAGCAGCAGAGCCTAACGAAGAACCTGCTGCAGTTAATGAAGAACCTGTTGAG aatGCTGATGGTtctgtaaaaaagaagaaaaagaagaagcagcagcagcaggttgAGGAGGCAGGCGCTGTAGACCTGAATGGGGATGACACAGCTGCGGCAGTGGAACCaaccaagaaaaagaagaaaaagaaagcaatccAGGCAGAGGAGAGTGTCATGGATGTCACCGCTGAGGCGtcaccaaagaagaagaaaaagatgtctTTAAATGGTGAGGCAGCagaagtaacagcagcagcagcagaagaaacACCCaagactaagaaaaagaaaaagaagcaggtaGCAGAACAAGCAGTTGACACAAATGCAGAAACAGTATTacctaaaaagaagaaaaagaagcagtcATTGGAAGGAAACTGA
- the LOC127004646 gene encoding serine protease 30-like: protein MWLKSALAVALLATATKLLVTAFHHDADNKELRCGRGWRWVEVAGGDTITLTSPNYPAAYDYYRTCGWNFLPTSRNVILKLRCDSFHLQESNKHGICPDFLRVQRKKHCGTSKPVITATNITKLGISFHSNGRLNYPGFRCTLTATNPNIQRCVCGDTDGREAAEAPWVSSLVFGDDSQPYCSASVVRERWVLTSATCAARIKYNKHNYAVIVGAGQGGAGKRLPIRRVFLHPASLFGLPRSDANLALIHLKEPVDFRGGVARPVCLPLSPAHHRPALGFEAWQGWRGSEVEKQECLSEGHRGDAWLCGRPADLCRADEGDLGSPLVSRSQGEGGAVQVGVAVVGDGCIGDQHTLRNLGPHSPAVYISVIRHLPWINQVLGRDNTCPYHD from the exons ATGTGGCTCAAGAGTGCTCTGGCTGTGGCACTGCTGGCCACGGCAACAAAGTTATTGGTCACA GCTTTTCACCATGACGCAGATAACA AGGAGCTGCGGTGTGGCCGAGGGTGGCGGTGGGTGGAGGTGGCCGGGGGGGACACCATCACCCTGACCTCCCCCAACTACCCCGCGGCCTATGACTATTACCGCACCTGTGGCTGGAATTTCTTG CCAACGAGCAGAAACGTGATCCTAAAGCTGAGGTGCGACAGCTTCCACCTACAGGAGTCCAACAAGCACGGCATTTGCCCAGACTTCCTCCGGGTACAGCGGAAGAA gcaCTGTGGTACCAGCAAGCCTGTGATCACCGCCACCAACATCACCAAGCTGGGGATCTCCTTCCACAGCAACGGCAGACTCAACTACCCAGGATTCCGCTgcaccctgacagccaccaacccTAACATCCAGCGCTGCG TGTGTGGTGACACTGACGGCAGGGAGGCAGCCGAGGCCCCCTGGGTATCATCGCTGGTGTTTGGCGACGACTCGCAGCCGTACTGCAGCGCCTCCGTGGTGAGGGAGCGCTGGGTGCTCACCTCGGCCACCTGTGCCGCACG AATCAAGTACAACAAGCACAACTACGCGGTCATCGTTGGGGCAGGCCAAGGCGGGGCCGGCAAGCGTCTGCCCATCCGCCGGGTCTTCCTCCATCCTGCCTCTCTGTTTGGTCTGCCGCGGTCAGATGCCAACCTGGCCCTCATCCACCTCAAGGAGCCTGTGGACTTCAGAGGCGGGGTGGCCCGGCCTGTGTGCCTGCCCCTCAGCCCCGCCCACCACCGCCCTGCATTGGGATTTGAAG CGTGGCAGGGCTGGCGGGGCAGTGAAGTGGAGAAGCAGGAGTGCCTGTCAGAGGGCCATCGTGGGGACGCCTGGCTCTGTGGCCGACCTGCTGACCTGTGCCGCGCTGACGAG GGTGACTTGGGCAGCCCCCTGGTATCAAGGAGCCAAGGTGAGGGCGGAGCGGTACAGGTGGGCGTGGCGGTGGTAGGCGACGGCTGTATAGGGGACCAACACACTCTACGCAACTTAGGCCCACACTCACCTGCCGTGTACATTAGTGTGATAC gACACCTGCCATGGATTAACCAGGTGCTGGGAAGAGACAACACCTGCCCCTACCATGACTGA